One part of the Candidatus Zixiibacteriota bacterium genome encodes these proteins:
- a CDS encoding anti-sigma factor antagonist (This anti-anti-sigma factor, or anti-sigma factor antagonist, belongs to a family that includes characterized members SpoIIAA, RsbV, RsfA, and RsfB.) produces the protein MNIASREVEGVVILEPEGKIMGGPEATELRNHLYDLISQDKKKAIIDLANVEWMNSTGLGILISGMTSLRNNQGELKLARVNEKVENLFTITKLIGVFEIYSETSQAIESFE, from the coding sequence ATGAATATAGCTTCCCGGGAGGTGGAAGGGGTCGTGATCCTCGAACCTGAGGGCAAGATCATGGGCGGTCCCGAGGCCACCGAGCTTCGCAATCACCTCTATGATTTGATTTCTCAGGACAAGAAAAAAGCGATTATCGACCTGGCCAATGTCGAGTGGATGAATTCAACGGGTCTGGGAATACTGATTTCGGGGATGACGTCCCTGCGCAACAACCAGGGTGAGCTTAAGCTGGCCCGGGTCAATGAGAAAGTCGAAAACCTGTTCACCATTACGAAGCTGATCGGGGTATTCGAGATCTACTCTGAAACTTCGCAGGCGATCGAATCGTTTGAATAG
- a CDS encoding redox-sensing transcriptional repressor Rex has protein sequence MNSFRLTTFFALPLFGCERFHNISLHQESKAGGGLSKENLKKKISESTITRLSLYYRALSQLDMENYETVSSKHLAKREHLTPAQVRKDLSFFGSFGTRGLGYPVRELKLKIGEILGIEQDWNVALVGIGNIGSALVSYKEFARQGFKIKLLFDNDQRKIGSNHKGIVISPAADLTKKLKEHKIQIVVIAVPPQQAQKVVDDVVAAGVKAILNFAPIHLKVPEDVFLRNENMAMELEHLSFRLKNSSLTV, from the coding sequence ATGAACAGTTTTCGCTTGACAACGTTTTTTGCTCTCCCTTTATTTGGTTGTGAAAGGTTTCACAACATATCCCTGCATCAGGAATCAAAAGCAGGAGGCGGTTTGTCCAAGGAAAATTTGAAGAAGAAAATATCCGAATCGACTATAACCAGGTTATCGCTTTATTATCGCGCCTTGTCCCAGCTGGATATGGAAAATTACGAGACTGTTTCTTCCAAACATCTGGCCAAAAGAGAGCATCTAACCCCGGCGCAGGTGCGCAAGGACCTGTCGTTTTTCGGCTCGTTCGGTACCCGCGGGCTGGGTTACCCGGTGCGCGAATTGAAGCTGAAAATCGGGGAAATCCTGGGAATCGAGCAGGACTGGAATGTCGCCCTGGTCGGTATCGGAAATATCGGGTCAGCCCTGGTGTCCTACAAAGAGTTTGCGCGCCAGGGATTTAAGATTAAACTTCTGTTCGACAATGACCAGCGCAAGATCGGTTCAAATCATAAGGGTATAGTTATTTCGCCCGCGGCCGATCTAACTAAGAAACTGAAAGAACACAAGATCCAGATAGTTGTTATCGCGGTTCCGCCGCAACAGGCTCAGAAAGTTGTCGACGATGTGGTCGCGGCCGGGGTCAAGGCTATACTCAATTTCGCGCCGATTCATCTGAAGGTCCCGGAGGATGTGTTTTTGCGCAATGAGAATATGGCTATGGAGCTTGAGCATCTCTCCTTCAGGCTCAAAAACTCCTCGCTGACTGTGTAA
- a CDS encoding AAA family ATPase produces MKIRRLEILRYKNIESFSAELSDGVNVISGLNESGKSTLVEALTDLLFTDPESTAKRLKENKSWNETQSFELSMDFETGSKRYRLKKNFDVGLTLLTNLESGEEIDNHRKIQSIINNSLGLANKDIYLATSTIRQDEIDLVSRSSDAIKDKLEGLITGGKEEVLASEALKKVEGRIQEIKKEGHKHLGVLQKLQKKKQEMIYELDKAKREIEIVTKNRAKLKETQSLLEGIRTEYQAKKSQMEKAARAAENEERRKNLEERYSDLNNRVKSIKSSDQLLAELKNEISKLPKIDEDDIRLVEEQSAQIRYLENKKSPIEQKAVDLAEKIEQAKPNVLVKVLALFFLAASVGMTTYFFAFAQMSDTRFLIGAGADFVIFLVTALIWFTKSRQVSALEINYQIKKDNLEEVITDYDNASATVRELLARYKASGVSDLKKKFEDYRDLEKEIKSEARRNETWLGGKTLVQLEEDLQRVTRDLAVENETARELRIYSMEAEDSEKLRMVVEALEKQKSNLEATELSLRRQLEFAESGCELQASLEERLEYIDEDIQRAKRILRVYELTHDFIEKSRKNVLKASLSRLEEQTSNLLSTVSGGKYQKVKFDPSNLSYEVFSAAKDDWIDPNLELSRGARDQLYLAARLALVQMISQEKKPLLIMDEPFLTFDHLRRREALEVLRVTGEDHQVFILSCHPYYDSVASKKLYLSQELQSAPESHTPVGV; encoded by the coding sequence ATGAAAATCAGGCGACTGGAAATACTGAGATACAAGAATATCGAATCGTTTTCGGCTGAATTGAGCGATGGCGTCAATGTTATCAGCGGACTCAATGAATCCGGAAAATCGACTTTGGTCGAAGCCCTGACAGACCTTTTGTTTACCGACCCGGAATCGACCGCCAAGAGATTAAAAGAGAATAAAAGCTGGAACGAGACGCAGTCGTTCGAGCTCAGTATGGACTTCGAAACCGGCTCGAAAAGATATCGCCTGAAAAAGAATTTTGACGTCGGTCTCACGCTTTTGACTAACCTCGAAAGCGGAGAGGAGATCGACAATCATCGAAAGATTCAATCAATCATAAATAACAGCCTGGGCCTGGCCAATAAAGATATCTACCTGGCAACTTCCACCATCCGGCAGGATGAGATTGACCTGGTCTCGCGTTCATCGGATGCCATCAAGGACAAGCTGGAAGGCTTGATAACCGGCGGAAAAGAAGAAGTCCTGGCCTCGGAAGCCCTCAAAAAAGTCGAGGGTCGTATACAGGAGATTAAAAAGGAAGGCCACAAGCATCTCGGTGTCCTGCAGAAACTGCAGAAGAAAAAACAGGAGATGATTTACGAACTCGACAAGGCCAAACGCGAAATCGAGATCGTAACCAAGAACCGCGCCAAGCTCAAGGAGACCCAGTCGCTTCTGGAGGGTATCCGGACCGAGTACCAGGCCAAGAAATCGCAGATGGAAAAAGCTGCCAGGGCGGCCGAAAATGAGGAGCGTCGTAAAAACCTGGAAGAGCGTTATTCCGATTTGAACAACCGTGTCAAGTCGATCAAGTCTTCCGATCAGCTTCTGGCCGAGCTTAAAAACGAGATTTCCAAATTACCCAAAATAGATGAGGATGATATCCGGCTGGTGGAGGAACAGTCCGCCCAGATCCGTTACCTCGAAAACAAGAAATCACCGATCGAGCAAAAAGCTGTCGACCTGGCAGAAAAAATCGAGCAGGCCAAGCCGAATGTGCTGGTGAAAGTACTAGCGCTGTTTTTCCTGGCGGCATCAGTCGGCATGACTACCTACTTCTTTGCTTTTGCCCAGATGTCGGATACCCGCTTTTTGATCGGGGCAGGGGCGGATTTCGTGATCTTTCTGGTTACCGCATTGATCTGGTTTACGAAGTCGCGCCAGGTTTCAGCGCTGGAGATCAATTACCAGATTAAAAAAGACAACCTCGAGGAAGTCATCACCGATTATGATAACGCCAGCGCTACGGTCAGAGAGCTACTGGCTCGATACAAAGCCAGCGGTGTATCCGATCTGAAGAAAAAATTCGAGGATTACCGCGATCTCGAAAAAGAAATCAAAAGCGAAGCACGTCGCAATGAGACCTGGCTGGGCGGCAAGACATTGGTCCAGCTCGAGGAAGATCTCCAGAGGGTCACCCGTGACCTGGCAGTTGAAAACGAGACCGCCCGCGAACTGCGCATATACAGTATGGAAGCCGAAGACAGCGAGAAACTCCGCATGGTGGTCGAGGCCCTGGAAAAACAAAAATCCAACCTCGAGGCGACCGAATTGTCACTTCGCCGACAGCTCGAATTCGCGGAATCCGGATGTGAACTCCAGGCTTCTCTGGAAGAACGGCTGGAGTATATCGACGAGGATATCCAGCGCGCCAAACGGATTCTGAGGGTCTATGAGTTAACCCATGACTTTATTGAGAAGTCGCGCAAAAATGTGCTCAAGGCGTCACTCAGCAGGCTCGAGGAACAGACTTCTAACCTGCTGTCGACTGTCAGTGGAGGCAAGTACCAGAAAGTCAAATTCGATCCGAGTAACCTCTCCTATGAGGTTTTCTCGGCCGCCAAGGACGACTGGATCGATCCCAATCTTGAACTCTCACGCGGTGCCCGTGACCAGCTCTACCTGGCCGCCAGGCTGGCTTTGGTCCAGATGATTTCGCAGGAGAAAAAACCGCTTTTGATTATGGATGAACCATTTCTCACTTTCGATCATCTCCGCCGCCGGGAGGCACTCGAAGTACTGCGTGTCACCGGAGAGGATCACCAGGTCTTTATACTCTCCTGTCATCCATATTATGATTCTGTGGCATCCAAAAAACTCTATCTCTCGCAGGAACTGCAGAGCGCTCCGGAATCTCATACTCCTGTCGGTGTATGA
- a CDS encoding HAD-IC family P-type ATPase: MAEEKLWTIESGNVVELFETDLQNGLSAGEAETRLRKYGPNTLREVRKKGALEIFFEQFKSLIVLLLAAAALLSFGFEEIVEGIAILAVILINALIGYFIEIRAVRSMEALRQLSSVDAVVRRDGKAELISADRLVPGDVVVLEGGDVVTADMRLCEASRLQVDESALTGESVPVNKITETVSADAPLAERINMLYKGTAITRGSAVAIVTASGMETELGKISSLVSEAEKGETPLEKRLDDLGKKLVYVTIGLTVIIAILGILRGKEAFLMIKTAVALAVAGIPEGLPIVATIALARGMLRMARRNALINRLASVETLGATNIICTDKTGTLTENRMTVTELWLPEGEVKLESGRFNLDGSPLDPKKDEQLFEAIKISVLCNNAALDRDDPDKSVGDPLEVALLAAGAKAGLIRDELRDKFPEKREEAFDSVEKRMATFHEDGDGFYVAVKGAPEAILDISDKIIKDGSIADFDSEEKDRWIKFNNDMALQGLRVLALANKTTADVAEDPYDNLIFTGMIALMDPPREDVRESIELCQEAGIRVIMVTGDQAPTAQTIAYQVGLTDQQDARVMPTRELVSYDTMTAEQKQDVSTVPIFARVSPAQKLDIIALHQEQGQIVAMTGDGVNDAPALKKADIGIAMGQRGTQVAREAADMVLKDDAFATIVTAIEQGRVIFNNIRRFVVYLMSCNVSEILAVAVASLANTPLPLLPLQILFLNLVTDVFPALALGVGEGDPEIMKRPSRKSSESIVEKAHWAFIGGFGVLIALTVLVAFGIAMWTLEKEYPQAVTISFLSLAFAQLFHVFNMRDSGTHPFYNSITRNRWVWGALVLCTGLLFMAVYLPGLSSVLKLTDPGMDGWLVVAVASIFPYIAGQVFRSVTKPVDRAGQK; the protein is encoded by the coding sequence ATGGCTGAAGAAAAACTGTGGACAATTGAATCAGGCAATGTAGTAGAGCTGTTTGAGACAGACCTTCAAAACGGTCTCTCCGCAGGAGAAGCGGAAACCCGTTTGCGTAAATACGGACCCAATACGTTGCGCGAGGTGCGTAAAAAAGGCGCGCTGGAAATTTTCTTTGAGCAGTTCAAAAGCCTGATTGTCCTGCTTTTAGCCGCGGCGGCACTCTTATCATTCGGATTCGAAGAAATTGTCGAAGGCATCGCGATTTTGGCGGTGATCCTGATCAATGCCCTGATCGGATACTTCATTGAAATACGGGCGGTTCGTTCGATGGAAGCCTTGCGCCAGCTTTCAAGTGTCGACGCGGTAGTGCGTCGCGACGGCAAAGCGGAATTGATTTCCGCTGACAGGCTGGTGCCGGGCGATGTGGTTGTTCTCGAGGGGGGCGATGTCGTTACGGCAGATATGCGTCTGTGCGAGGCCTCCCGTCTGCAGGTCGATGAATCCGCGCTGACCGGTGAATCAGTGCCGGTCAATAAAATTACCGAAACGGTATCTGCGGACGCGCCCCTGGCGGAACGGATCAATATGCTCTATAAAGGCACAGCGATCACACGGGGATCGGCGGTGGCGATTGTAACTGCCAGCGGTATGGAAACCGAGCTGGGCAAGATATCATCTCTGGTGTCAGAAGCTGAAAAAGGCGAGACACCGCTAGAAAAACGTCTCGATGACCTCGGCAAAAAACTTGTCTATGTAACTATAGGTTTAACTGTAATCATCGCGATCCTGGGGATTTTACGGGGAAAGGAAGCTTTCCTGATGATCAAAACCGCTGTCGCTCTGGCGGTGGCGGGAATTCCGGAAGGGCTCCCGATTGTGGCCACGATTGCGCTGGCACGCGGGATGTTGCGAATGGCCAGACGCAATGCCTTGATCAATCGCCTGGCCTCGGTCGAAACCCTGGGAGCGACCAATATCATCTGCACCGACAAAACCGGCACCCTGACCGAAAACCGCATGACGGTAACCGAGTTGTGGCTCCCCGAAGGCGAGGTCAAGCTCGAATCTGGCCGATTCAATCTGGATGGCAGTCCACTCGATCCCAAAAAAGATGAACAGCTCTTTGAAGCAATCAAGATCTCTGTCCTGTGTAACAACGCGGCCCTCGACAGGGACGATCCAGATAAATCAGTTGGCGATCCACTCGAGGTTGCGCTTCTGGCCGCAGGCGCGAAAGCGGGACTTATTCGTGATGAACTGCGCGATAAATTTCCCGAAAAACGCGAGGAAGCATTCGACTCAGTAGAAAAACGAATGGCCACCTTTCATGAGGATGGAGATGGCTTCTACGTGGCTGTCAAAGGTGCGCCGGAGGCGATCCTGGATATTTCGGACAAGATCATAAAAGATGGCAGCATTGCGGATTTCGACTCAGAAGAAAAAGATCGCTGGATAAAATTCAACAATGATATGGCACTCCAGGGACTGCGTGTTCTGGCGCTGGCCAATAAGACAACCGCTGATGTCGCCGAGGACCCTTATGATAATTTGATATTTACGGGAATGATCGCCCTGATGGATCCCCCGCGCGAGGATGTGCGCGAGTCGATCGAGCTTTGCCAGGAGGCTGGCATCAGAGTTATTATGGTAACCGGCGACCAGGCACCCACTGCCCAGACGATCGCCTACCAGGTCGGCCTGACAGATCAGCAGGATGCCAGGGTGATGCCGACCCGGGAGCTTGTCAGTTATGACACAATGACTGCTGAGCAGAAGCAGGATGTTTCCACAGTACCGATCTTTGCCCGTGTCAGCCCGGCGCAGAAACTCGATATAATCGCCCTGCACCAGGAGCAGGGCCAGATCGTGGCGATGACAGGTGATGGCGTCAATGACGCTCCGGCATTAAAAAAGGCGGATATCGGGATTGCCATGGGGCAACGTGGTACACAGGTGGCGCGCGAGGCGGCCGATATGGTGCTCAAAGACGACGCTTTCGCTACAATTGTTACCGCGATCGAGCAGGGACGGGTAATCTTCAACAACATCCGGCGCTTTGTGGTTTACCTGATGTCATGCAATGTCTCTGAGATTCTGGCAGTCGCGGTGGCATCGCTGGCCAACACCCCGCTTCCGCTTTTGCCCCTGCAGATATTGTTTCTGAATCTGGTCACCGATGTCTTCCCCGCTTTAGCGCTGGGAGTGGGAGAGGGCGATCCTGAAATCATGAAACGGCCTTCCCGCAAATCATCGGAATCGATAGTGGAAAAAGCCCACTGGGCGTTTATCGGCGGATTTGGAGTGCTGATCGCGTTGACTGTGCTGGTCGCGTTCGGAATCGCAATGTGGACACTCGAAAAAGAATATCCACAAGCTGTGACGATATCGTTTCTATCACTGGCTTTCGCGCAACTCTTTCATGTCTTTAACATGCGCGATTCGGGAACTCATCCATTTTACAACTCGATCACCCGCAACCGCTGGGTCTGGGGCGCACTCGTGCTGTGTACCGGATTACTGTTTATGGCTGTTTATCTTCCCGGACTGTCATCCGTGCTTAAGTTGACCGACCCGGGTATGGACGGTTGGCTGGTTGTAGCAGTCGCCAGCATCTTCCCATATATCGCGGGACAGGTTTTCCGTTCTGTAACCAAGCCTGTCGATCGCGCCGGTCAAAAATAG
- a CDS encoding T9SS type A sorting domain-containing protein: MRNPPLDWCFTVTDVVYSGAVYDSGANQVTEACESGWVFGINGLSSTRPDDFGLHQNRPNPFNPVTEISFRLESPTSVRLAIYNITGQRVASLINGIMDAGLHSVTWDGSAYSSGIYFYRLETEYGIESRKMILMK, from the coding sequence ATGCGCAACCCGCCTTTAGACTGGTGTTTCACAGTAACTGACGTTGTTTATTCAGGGGCTGTCTATGATTCCGGTGCTAACCAGGTCACAGAAGCCTGTGAAAGCGGTTGGGTATTCGGTATCAACGGTCTTTCCTCGACTCGACCGGATGATTTCGGTCTGCACCAGAACAGACCTAATCCGTTCAACCCGGTAACCGAAATATCCTTCCGGCTCGAAAGCCCGACCAGCGTCCGGCTCGCAATCTACAATATCACCGGGCAGAGGGTAGCCTCCCTGATTAACGGCATCATGGATGCGGGTCTGCACTCTGTTACATGGGACGGCAGTGCCTACTCATCCGGTATTTACTTCTACCGCCTTGAAACCGAATACGGTATCGAGAGCCGCAAGATGATTCTCATGAAGTAA